One Aneurinibacillus migulanus genomic region harbors:
- a CDS encoding glycosyltransferase, giving the protein MKLCLIGDAKNIHIRRRAEFFARVGYDVHVISFSNYDIPKTKVHLLHSVLPMKLKYFGVIFSALNRIDCIQPDVIDVHYLTGFGFIGSFIPKKYPVVATAWGSDVLVSTYRSFFLKHVVQRISTRADKIISVSKQITQRLKELDVDEKKIETFPMGVDLQKFQCQKFFTKQEKKLPFTVISTRWLEPIYNIGLLIDAIALVVEKNKNFHFIIVGDGSLRSKYEQLIGEKKIKEYVTFTGKVDHTQLIKLLADADVYVTTSLSDGTSESLLEAMASGLFPIATNIPANSSWIRHGENGVLIPINDPHKLAEYFLIAYEDEKLRKRAVEENLKIIVEKGNLHKNMDRLSGIYESLVR; this is encoded by the coding sequence GTGAAATTATGTTTGATAGGCGACGCTAAAAATATTCATATTCGAAGAAGAGCGGAATTTTTTGCGAGAGTTGGTTATGACGTACACGTTATCAGCTTTTCCAATTATGATATTCCAAAAACCAAAGTTCATCTTCTACATTCTGTTTTACCTATGAAATTAAAATATTTTGGAGTTATTTTTTCTGCACTGAATAGAATAGATTGTATTCAGCCTGATGTTATTGATGTGCATTATCTAACAGGTTTTGGTTTTATTGGAAGTTTTATTCCTAAGAAATACCCAGTAGTGGCAACTGCTTGGGGGTCCGATGTGCTGGTTTCAACATACCGTTCTTTTTTCTTAAAACATGTTGTGCAGAGAATATCGACACGGGCAGATAAAATTATTTCTGTTTCCAAACAGATTACCCAGAGACTCAAGGAGCTGGATGTAGACGAGAAAAAGATAGAAACATTCCCGATGGGGGTTGATTTGCAGAAGTTTCAATGTCAAAAGTTTTTTACTAAACAAGAAAAGAAGCTTCCTTTTACCGTTATTAGCACACGCTGGTTAGAACCTATCTATAATATCGGACTTTTAATTGATGCAATTGCGCTTGTGGTAGAAAAAAATAAAAACTTTCATTTTATTATTGTAGGGGATGGAAGTCTACGTAGTAAGTATGAACAATTGATAGGAGAAAAAAAAATTAAGGAATATGTTACTTTCACCGGGAAGGTTGATCATACGCAACTGATTAAGCTTCTGGCAGATGCTGACGTCTATGTTACGACATCCTTATCAGATGGGACATCAGAATCTCTACTAGAAGCAATGGCCAGTGGATTATTTCCGATTGCGACTAATATTCCTGCAAATTCAAGCTGGATTAGACATGGTGAGAATGGGGTACTGATCCCAATTAACGACCCACATAAACTTGCAGAATATTTCTTGATTGCTTATGAAGATGAAAAGTTAAGAAAAAGGGCAGTAGAGGAAAACCTTAAAATCATCGTGGAAAAGGGGAATTTGCATAAAAACATGGACAGGCTGTCCGGTATCTACGAAAGCCTTGTGAGATAG
- a CDS encoding glycosyltransferase, producing MTRKNILIVIDRLKESGMEVLAVNLACSLSEKHNVIVVATREGGNLEKELQEHGVPYYILRRRGMRETYKIIKMFGYIRRHNIDIIYSHNAGSSFWGGLFAFLTGKKAISHIHGLAYNNSLKEKFVCRIVSVFSKKIMFISKNEMSKFNLYVPVKRNKLTIVYNGIIFNETTKKKSEEKPNIPKRVGIVAALRKEKKHELFLEAAKKILERIPDIEFVVVGDGVRKKGLIEMADRLGITKNVIFTGFQEDVSNWMTTFDVGVLCSEREGVPLVLLEYLACRIPTVCTNVGGIPEVITHNENGLLIESGNADDLATSITMLLQNRKLAEKLSDNGYKTVLKKFSFENMLRQTETILLDC from the coding sequence ATGACAAGAAAAAATATTCTTATTGTGATTGATAGACTAAAGGAATCAGGCATGGAAGTCCTTGCTGTAAATTTGGCTTGCTCTTTAAGTGAGAAGCATAATGTTATTGTGGTCGCTACTAGAGAAGGCGGTAACCTTGAAAAAGAATTACAGGAGCATGGCGTACCATATTATATTCTCAGACGAAGGGGGATGCGAGAAACTTACAAAATTATAAAAATGTTTGGTTATATAAGGAGGCACAATATAGATATTATTTATTCACATAATGCTGGTTCCTCTTTTTGGGGAGGTCTTTTCGCTTTTCTTACCGGAAAGAAGGCAATTTCTCATATCCATGGTCTCGCTTATAACAATAGTTTAAAAGAGAAATTTGTGTGCAGAATTGTAAGTGTATTTTCTAAAAAAATTATGTTCATTTCAAAGAATGAAATGTCTAAATTTAATTTATATGTACCGGTGAAGCGTAATAAACTGACCATTGTATATAATGGAATTATTTTCAATGAAACTACGAAAAAAAAATCAGAAGAAAAGCCAAATATACCCAAGAGGGTAGGGATTGTTGCAGCTCTTCGTAAAGAGAAAAAGCATGAATTATTCCTTGAGGCTGCCAAGAAAATTTTAGAAAGGATTCCCGATATTGAGTTTGTTGTTGTAGGGGACGGAGTAAGGAAGAAAGGGTTAATAGAGATGGCAGACAGATTAGGGATTACGAAAAATGTAATTTTTACTGGTTTTCAGGAAGATGTATCGAACTGGATGACTACCTTTGATGTAGGAGTTTTATGTTCGGAAAGAGAGGGGGTACCGTTAGTACTGTTGGAATATCTAGCGTGCAGGATACCGACTGTTTGCACAAACGTAGGGGGGATACCAGAAGTCATCACTCACAATGAAAACGGATTGTTAATTGAGTCAGGAAATGCAGATGACCTAGCTACGTCTATTACAATGTTGCTGCAGAATCGAAAGTTGGCCGAAAAGCTATCAGACAATGGATATAAAACTGTATTAAAGAAATTTAGTTTTGAAAATATGCTGCGACAGACTGAAACGATTCTATTAGACTGCTAG
- the murJ gene encoding murein biosynthesis integral membrane protein MurJ, whose product MIFLKDTLFKVTTIIFVVVVLSKILGFVREIFIAHLFGANKFVDAFFISQTIPSVLFAAAGASFGTALIPLLSVVLEERGRSEIMAKVNNLLLVYFLVLSIVTLIGVQLAPYLNMVIAPGFDKETLNLSTRLTQVSFPMIIFLGLSYVLTAILQVLGKFYWSSLTGIAYNLVLIVLLVYFGSDFGVWGLTIFTLSAIAAQMIIQIPPLIYLGWKPGLRVNFREPLFKKALLLCFPIMIGSTIDQINIVVDRMMASGLEEGSVSALNYASKVFGLFTGLFSSSITVVTYTVFSRYVSEKNYESLRTHFYRTVLMVCLLVIPLSAILVILARPVIEIVFERGSFSHADTLLTATAFLFFVIGLIGFCLREITTRCFYALNDSKTPMVNGILAVVFNIILNLILVRWMGIGGLALSSSLALILTSILMLYQMKKIIGGSQEFSLSDLMKFFASVSLMSVVVYFLFEKSSYLYESMDIVVKFIIIAVLIISGISLYIFLMYIFKVQMFRVMVHTVIMKFFNKNGGESDDKKKYSYCD is encoded by the coding sequence GTGATTTTTTTGAAGGATACTCTTTTTAAGGTCACTACCATTATTTTTGTGGTAGTGGTACTAAGTAAGATTTTAGGTTTTGTTCGTGAAATTTTTATCGCCCACCTGTTTGGGGCCAATAAATTTGTGGATGCCTTTTTTATCTCACAAACCATTCCTAGTGTGTTGTTTGCTGCTGCAGGAGCATCGTTTGGAACTGCACTCATCCCTTTACTTTCTGTGGTTCTAGAGGAAAGGGGGAGAAGTGAGATTATGGCTAAGGTTAATAACCTACTATTGGTATACTTTTTAGTTTTATCCATAGTAACGCTTATAGGAGTTCAACTAGCCCCTTATTTAAACATGGTTATAGCCCCTGGATTTGATAAAGAAACATTAAATCTTTCTACCAGACTGACACAAGTTAGTTTTCCTATGATTATCTTTCTCGGACTGAGTTATGTACTCACCGCGATTCTTCAGGTACTGGGAAAGTTCTATTGGTCTAGTTTAACAGGCATTGCATATAACTTGGTTCTAATCGTACTTCTTGTATATTTTGGAAGTGACTTTGGTGTCTGGGGGCTAACAATCTTTACACTTAGTGCTATCGCTGCCCAGATGATTATCCAGATACCACCACTCATCTATTTGGGATGGAAACCAGGACTACGAGTAAATTTTCGCGAACCTTTATTTAAAAAAGCTCTCTTACTTTGCTTTCCAATTATGATTGGGTCTACTATTGATCAGATTAATATCGTGGTCGATAGGATGATGGCCTCGGGATTAGAGGAAGGAAGTGTTTCGGCTCTTAATTACGCGAGTAAGGTGTTTGGGTTATTTACAGGCCTGTTTAGTTCATCTATCACGGTTGTGACCTACACCGTCTTTTCACGATATGTTTCCGAAAAAAATTATGAAAGTTTACGAACGCACTTTTATAGAACCGTTCTGATGGTTTGTCTACTTGTTATTCCACTCTCGGCTATCCTAGTTATTTTAGCAAGACCCGTAATTGAGATTGTATTTGAACGAGGAAGCTTTTCTCATGCCGACACTCTTTTAACAGCAACAGCTTTTCTTTTTTTTGTTATAGGGCTGATTGGGTTTTGTCTGCGTGAAATTACGACTCGTTGCTTCTATGCATTGAATGATAGTAAAACTCCTATGGTAAACGGAATATTAGCTGTTGTCTTTAATATCATTTTAAATCTTATTCTAGTTAGATGGATGGGTATAGGGGGATTAGCACTTTCTTCTTCACTTGCGCTTATTTTGACATCTATTCTCATGCTCTACCAAATGAAAAAGATAATAGGTGGTTCACAGGAATTTAGTCTTAGTGATTTAATGAAGTTTTTTGCCTCAGTGTCTTTAATGAGTGTTGTCGTCTACTTCCTATTTGAAAAAAGTTCATATTTATATGAATCCATGGACATTGTAGTGAAATTTATTATTATTGCTGTGCTTATAATTTCCGGGATATCGTTATATATTTTTTTAATGTATATATTCAAGGTTCAAATGTTTCGGGTGATGGTACATACAGTAATTATGAAATTTTTTAATAAAAATGGGGGAGAGAGTGATGACAAGAAAAAATATTCTTATTGTGATTGA
- a CDS encoding transposase, with protein sequence MHRAKLLRTFLEKHRHQLYLLFLPPDSSQLNAIEKL encoded by the coding sequence ATCCACCGAGCTAAACTACTTCGCACTTTTTTGGAAAAACATCGCCATCAACTATATTTGTTGTTTTTGCCACCGGATTCATCGCAACTCAATGCGATTGAAAAACTCTGA
- the galE gene encoding UDP-glucose 4-epimerase GalE, producing the protein MTILVTGAAGYIGSHTCVELLNTGYDIVVIDNFSNSKPESLKRVKEITGKEFKVYTVNLLNRKKLEKIFEENRIEAVIHFAGLKAVGESTKIPIKYYHNNITGTLNLCEVMSKYKVKKMVFSSSATVYGIPKTVPISEDFPLNVTNPYGRTKLMIEDIMRDIYKSDNDWSIALLRYFNPIGAHWSARIGEDPNGVPNNLMPYITQIAVGKLKELKIFGDDYPTTDGTGIRDYIHVVDLALGHLKALEKVLSTMGVDAYNLGTGRGYTVLEMVRAFEKASGKKIPYTVVNRRPGDVAICFADPSKAKQDLGWVASRGIEEMCLDSWRWQSNNPDGYEDSSKVIATL; encoded by the coding sequence ATGACTATATTGGTAACTGGTGCAGCAGGTTATATTGGGAGTCATACATGTGTAGAACTACTCAATACTGGATATGACATTGTTGTAATAGACAATTTTTCTAATAGTAAACCTGAATCTTTAAAGCGAGTTAAAGAAATTACTGGCAAGGAGTTCAAAGTCTATACTGTTAATCTTTTAAACCGAAAAAAATTAGAAAAAATATTTGAGGAAAATAGGATAGAGGCGGTAATCCATTTTGCTGGACTTAAGGCTGTGGGCGAATCAACAAAAATACCAATCAAATATTATCACAATAACATTACAGGTACCCTTAACCTGTGTGAAGTTATGTCAAAATATAAGGTAAAGAAAATGGTGTTTAGTTCATCGGCTACAGTATACGGTATACCGAAAACGGTGCCCATTTCAGAAGATTTCCCGCTTAATGTCACTAATCCTTACGGTCGCACTAAGCTCATGATTGAGGACATTATGCGTGATATATATAAATCTGATAATGACTGGAGCATTGCTCTTTTGCGTTATTTCAATCCTATTGGAGCACACTGGAGTGCTCGTATTGGAGAGGATCCAAACGGTGTCCCTAACAATCTGATGCCGTATATTACACAGATAGCAGTTGGTAAACTTAAAGAACTTAAAATCTTTGGTGATGACTATCCGACAACTGACGGAACAGGTATAAGAGATTATATCCATGTAGTAGACCTAGCACTGGGACACTTGAAGGCGCTTGAAAAGGTGCTATCAACAATGGGTGTGGATGCGTATAATCTTGGTACAGGAAGAGGATATACGGTACTAGAGATGGTAAGGGCCTTTGAAAAAGCCTCCGGTAAAAAGATTCCCTATACTGTGGTTAATCGAAGACCTGGTGATGTAGCAATTTGTTTTGCGGATCCCTCAAAGGCAAAACAAGATTTAGGATGGGTTGCTTCGAGAGGAATCGAAGAAATGTGTCTAGATTCATGGCGCTGGCAGTCTAATAATCCTGATGGTTATGAGGACTCGTCCAAAGTAATTGCGACCCTCTAA
- a CDS encoding nucleotidyltransferase family protein yields the protein MIDLLQLLYKKNASKVDFDKIPNMNLNDIELFSIAPQIYFLLKKNNLFNDISLQSKKSIKEQYKRRFFQNLVVKQETDKALSAFEEYKLKVIPLKGTLFAETYFGHFSARVTSDIDLLVHPNDIEKAKELIIKIGYVPNEIETDHFHICFKKKLTDSMFISLELHWNLMKENTSDINIETFWFNAIPLENYQFVKMFSIQHTFYFICLHGARHRMQEVKYLLDIVQMLFYFGNYIDYIELFKQAKQDRTLKKLIMALSVVYRQFPDLYTIKPFHPNVLSMIWSYKEMRKIAIGDIHSVYNHIYEFVFKVTLNDTWNHRVISLKEWFFPELKDNSLFSKYIFYLVRRRINTFRKLFSRKTGNNI from the coding sequence ATGATTGATTTATTGCAATTATTATATAAAAAAAATGCATCAAAAGTGGATTTTGATAAAATTCCAAACATGAATTTGAACGATATTGAACTTTTTTCAATCGCACCTCAAATCTATTTTTTATTAAAAAAGAATAATTTATTTAATGACATTTCTCTACAATCTAAAAAGTCGATTAAAGAACAATATAAAAGACGTTTTTTTCAAAATTTGGTTGTTAAACAAGAAACTGATAAAGCTCTTTCTGCCTTTGAGGAATATAAATTAAAGGTTATTCCGCTTAAAGGCACCTTGTTCGCTGAAACGTATTTTGGTCATTTTTCAGCTCGAGTGACATCGGATATTGATTTGTTGGTTCACCCCAATGATATTGAAAAGGCAAAAGAATTAATAATAAAGATTGGTTACGTGCCGAATGAAATAGAAACGGATCATTTCCATATATGTTTTAAGAAAAAATTGACTGATTCTATGTTTATTAGCTTAGAATTGCATTGGAATTTAATGAAGGAAAACACTTCAGATATAAACATTGAAACTTTCTGGTTCAATGCAATTCCCCTAGAAAACTACCAATTTGTTAAGATGTTTTCTATACAGCATACTTTCTATTTTATTTGTCTCCATGGAGCGAGACATAGGATGCAAGAAGTTAAATACTTGTTAGATATTGTTCAAATGCTTTTTTACTTTGGGAATTATATTGATTATATAGAACTCTTTAAACAAGCTAAACAAGACAGGACACTAAAAAAATTGATTATGGCTCTATCTGTTGTCTATAGACAATTTCCAGATTTGTACACTATTAAACCTTTTCACCCCAATGTACTTAGCATGATTTGGAGCTATAAAGAAATGCGAAAGATTGCCATAGGAGATATTCATTCTGTTTACAATCATATTTATGAATTTGTTTTCAAAGTTACTCTTAATGATACATGGAATCATCGAGTGATTTCTTTAAAAGAATGGTTTTTTCCTGAGCTTAAAGATAATTCATTATTTTCCAAGTATATTTTTTATTTGGTTCGTCGTCGCATAAATACATTTAGGAAGTTGTTTAGTAGGAAAACGGGCAACAACATATAA
- a CDS encoding transposase — protein sequence MVSRDREGMFLRINDGLADVEEAFLDVYPKADSYVIHKVRNTLNKVRKNEQYEAAEDLKVIYCSFTQKAALTQFQAFQEK from the coding sequence GTGGTTTCTCGCGACCGTGAGGGCATGTTTCTCCGTATCAACGACGGGTTGGCTGACGTCGAAGAGGCGTTTCTTGATGTCTACCCAAAAGCTGATAGCTATGTCATTCACAAAGTGCGTAATACGTTAAACAAGGTTCGAAAGAACGAGCAGTATGAAGCTGCAGAGGACTTGAAGGTAATTTATTGCTCTTTTACCCAGAAAGCTGCCCTTACGCAGTTTCAGGCGTTTCAAGAAAAATAG
- a CDS encoding O-antigen ligase family protein gives MEKFIYIFLWFFVFSIPWDESVHLFGNGTLNKFIGLVFGLVSLLLILRRREISRPGVFLVLFSVYVAWGFVTYFWTVSSPLTIARLITDVQLLLMCWLFAEIGYTPRRRAFLLDAYVLGTLVSVINLIYNYSQNNGMGEYNTRFTAVGMDPNELGLTIAISIPIAWHLSIRYKKSILSWIYQSYIFCALFAILLTASRSGLIEASIGLVFILFTLKKMDKLRICIFIIVFAYLTIYSLSSVPEVIFERLGTIGQQVSTGDLNDRTTIWAAGIKAFEDNPIFGYGAGAYPIEVQKFLGYSMLAHNSYISVLVERGLIGLCVYISIILLSIWRCLQFSSTVKLLWLSVLTIFLLGTSGLTWEYNKITWFIFAMLGQWEYGRRESLRPNQVGLKHNNVHPILE, from the coding sequence ATGGAAAAATTTATATACATTTTTCTTTGGTTTTTTGTATTTTCAATCCCCTGGGATGAATCAGTTCACTTATTCGGTAACGGCACATTAAATAAATTTATTGGCCTTGTGTTTGGATTAGTTTCTCTTTTATTAATTCTTAGACGAAGAGAAATTAGTCGCCCTGGAGTATTTCTAGTACTATTTTCGGTGTATGTAGCTTGGGGATTTGTTACTTATTTTTGGACTGTGAGTTCCCCCCTGACAATTGCTCGGCTTATTACAGATGTACAACTCCTTCTTATGTGCTGGTTGTTCGCAGAAATTGGATATACTCCTAGAAGGAGGGCTTTTCTTCTTGATGCTTATGTTTTAGGTACTTTAGTATCTGTAATCAATTTAATCTATAATTATTCTCAAAACAATGGAATGGGAGAATATAATACTAGATTTACAGCAGTGGGTATGGATCCAAATGAATTAGGATTAACTATAGCGATTAGTATACCAATTGCATGGCATCTATCTATCAGATACAAAAAGTCAATATTAAGTTGGATTTACCAATCTTATATTTTTTGCGCTTTATTTGCAATTCTTTTGACAGCTTCAAGATCTGGACTAATCGAAGCGAGCATTGGTTTAGTATTCATTCTTTTTACTTTAAAAAAGATGGACAAACTAAGAATTTGCATTTTTATAATTGTCTTTGCTTACTTAACCATATACTCACTTTCGAGTGTCCCTGAGGTTATATTTGAACGGTTGGGTACAATTGGACAACAGGTATCTACCGGTGATTTGAATGATCGAACGACAATTTGGGCAGCTGGAATTAAAGCTTTTGAGGACAACCCAATTTTCGGATATGGTGCAGGAGCATACCCTATAGAAGTGCAAAAGTTTTTAGGTTACTCAATGTTGGCTCATAACTCTTATATTTCTGTTTTAGTTGAACGTGGCTTAATCGGTTTGTGTGTTTATATTTCTATAATTTTACTATCAATTTGGCGGTGTTTACAATTTTCTTCAACAGTAAAATTGCTTTGGTTATCTGTTTTGACCATTTTTTTATTGGGGACTTCAGGTCTTACATGGGAATATAATAAGATTACTTGGTTTATATTTGCAATGTTAGGACAATGGGAATACGGAAGGAGAGAATCGCTAAGACCGAATCAAGTCGGACTAAAACATAATAATGTACATCCAATTTTGGAGTAA
- a CDS encoding YveK family protein, protein MRKNSITFDELFEIVRKRIWIVLLIPIIFVSVSGYVSYKYMTPIYAVSTQLLVISKEKEGTEMTFNDIQTSLKLIDTYSIIIQNPGVLNRVIKNLNLNLSANQLNDKIIVNPITNSQIISISVTDPDPEMAVKLANGIAKAFIEEISIVMNVHNVKILTEAKADKTMPPISPKPLMNMAVAFVISLFISTASLFILEFFRKGKNKINEAGQFPNTF, encoded by the coding sequence ATGAGAAAAAACAGTATTACATTTGATGAACTATTTGAGATTGTACGAAAAAGAATATGGATTGTGTTACTTATTCCCATTATTTTCGTATCTGTCAGCGGATATGTAAGTTACAAATATATGACCCCCATCTATGCTGTTTCCACTCAACTTTTGGTTATTTCAAAAGAAAAAGAAGGAACGGAGATGACTTTCAATGATATTCAAACCAGTTTAAAATTAATCGATACCTACTCTATCATTATTCAAAACCCCGGGGTATTAAATAGGGTAATTAAAAATTTAAACCTAAATTTATCAGCTAATCAGCTAAACGATAAAATTATTGTCAATCCTATAACAAACTCTCAAATCATCTCTATATCTGTTACGGATCCTGATCCAGAAATGGCAGTTAAATTGGCTAATGGTATAGCAAAAGCCTTTATAGAAGAAATTTCAATAGTAATGAATGTTCATAATGTAAAAATATTAACTGAAGCAAAAGCTGATAAAACAATGCCTCCTATTTCACCAAAACCACTAATGAACATGGCTGTCGCTTTTGTTATTAGTTTATTTATTTCCACCGCTAGTTTGTTTATTTTAGAGTTCTTTAGAAAAGGAAAAAATAAAATAAATGAAGCAGGACAGTTTCCAAATACGTTCTAA
- a CDS encoding ABC transporter ATP-binding protein, with protein MYNLKKIFRSLTKENFSTNIKEPLIKILPYIKPHWKIYTGLVILLFADLGMTIGMATFLKLVTDAAVNKNIQQLEHLLLIGIILILFVCSVIYMNSYLSSIAISKVTRDLRINLFEKILGLPTPKFLKYHSGDLLSRLTSDINNVAGLVGNNLLQMFKLPITAVAVFIYLLKVNWQLSVVCLLIGPAFLLIGGFFGFLLKKISRDIYDELAKVNSFLNDTLSGHEIVRSFILEQVFLKKFIGQSNNVLSLQLKQAKLSSIMRAGSSSAGAIAYLLNLGLGAFLVAKGVLSIGSLLAFVSLMHYLIYPFTGMVSTWISFQQSVSAWDRVLQILDSPGETRNLPEYIPHKEDVHSIHFRNLCFSYDGEKNVIENFNLSIPAGKIIALVGPSGAGKSTLFKLFLGLYQPTAGSIHLDSQSIKTLSPSALRSSIAYVPQESYLFSGTIRENLLYGRANTTEEELIKAAKIANAHDFIMSLPDKYDTEIGERGVKLSGGQKQRISIARAILKNSSILLLDEATSALDNESEYIIQESLDRLMESRTTFVIAHRLSTIKNADCIIVMDKGQIVAQGRHNYLLKHNDLYARLFHLQFQDKILPHNIGTSP; from the coding sequence ATGTATAATCTAAAAAAAATATTCCGATCTTTAACCAAAGAAAATTTTTCTACGAATATAAAAGAACCTTTAATAAAAATCCTCCCCTATATAAAACCACATTGGAAAATTTATACAGGATTGGTTATCCTTTTATTTGCAGATTTAGGCATGACCATTGGGATGGCTACATTTCTAAAATTAGTTACCGATGCAGCTGTTAACAAGAACATACAACAACTTGAACATCTACTCCTGATTGGAATTATTCTCATTCTCTTCGTTTGTTCAGTCATTTATATGAATAGTTACCTCTCATCGATTGCAATTAGTAAGGTAACAAGAGACTTAAGGATCAATTTATTTGAAAAGATATTAGGCTTGCCCACCCCTAAGTTCCTAAAATATCATTCTGGAGATTTACTTTCCCGCCTGACAAGTGATATTAATAACGTGGCTGGGCTAGTTGGAAACAATTTATTACAAATGTTTAAACTCCCTATTACTGCAGTTGCTGTATTCATTTACCTTTTAAAAGTAAACTGGCAACTATCAGTGGTTTGTTTGCTTATTGGCCCCGCTTTCTTATTGATAGGTGGATTTTTCGGTTTCCTATTGAAGAAAATCAGCCGGGATATCTATGATGAGCTGGCTAAAGTCAATAGTTTTCTAAATGATACTCTTTCTGGCCATGAAATCGTTCGTTCATTTATCCTTGAACAAGTGTTCCTTAAAAAATTTATTGGACAAAGTAACAATGTATTATCACTTCAATTAAAACAAGCCAAATTATCCAGCATTATGCGAGCTGGGTCATCATCAGCCGGTGCCATCGCCTACCTTCTCAATCTTGGGTTGGGAGCCTTTTTAGTAGCCAAGGGGGTATTAAGCATCGGTTCCCTGTTGGCTTTTGTTAGTCTTATGCACTATCTGATTTATCCTTTTACAGGAATGGTAAGTACATGGATCAGTTTTCAACAATCTGTATCCGCTTGGGATAGGGTCTTGCAAATACTCGATTCTCCTGGAGAAACAAGAAATTTACCTGAGTATATTCCTCATAAAGAGGATGTGCACTCCATTCACTTTAGGAATTTATGCTTTAGTTATGATGGCGAAAAAAATGTAATAGAGAATTTCAATTTGTCCATCCCAGCAGGAAAAATAATCGCACTTGTTGGACCAAGCGGCGCAGGAAAAAGTACGTTGTTTAAGCTGTTTTTGGGATTATATCAACCTACTGCCGGAAGTATCCATTTGGACTCTCAATCAATTAAAACACTTAGCCCCTCAGCGCTCCGAAGCTCCATAGCCTATGTTCCTCAGGAAAGCTACCTTTTTTCAGGAACAATTCGTGAAAATCTATTATACGGGAGAGCAAATACAACTGAGGAAGAATTGATAAAAGCAGCTAAAATAGCTAATGCCCATGATTTTATCATGTCTTTGCCCGATAAGTACGACACTGAAATTGGAGAACGAGGAGTCAAATTATCCGGAGGCCAAAAACAACGAATTTCTATAGCCAGAGCAATACTTAAGAACAGTTCTATCCTATTGCTTGATGAGGCTACATCAGCATTGGACAACGAATCTGAATATATTATACAGGAATCCTTAGACCGTTTAATGGAATCAAGAACTACATTTGTTATCGCACATCGATTATCTACAATAAAGAATGCAGACTGTATCATCGTTATGGATAAAGGACAAATTGTTGCTCAAGGAAGGCATAATTACTTACTAAAACATAACGATTTATATGCTCGCTTGTTTCATTTGCAATTTCAGGACAAAATATTGCCCCATAATATTGGAACATCACCTTAA
- a CDS encoding helix-turn-helix domain-containing protein gives MLGKRIKQLRTEQKVSLSELAERAGVAKSYLSAIERDIKTNPSIQFLEKIASVLHTSVENLIHPENEQTGEMDPEWRELVKEAMESGVSKQQFREFLEFQIWKASQDDK, from the coding sequence TTGCTTGGTAAACGTATTAAACAGTTACGGACAGAACAAAAAGTCTCTTTATCTGAACTTGCAGAACGTGCAGGTGTTGCTAAGTCTTATCTAAGTGCCATTGAACGTGATATTAAAACAAATCCTTCTATCCAGTTTTTAGAAAAAATCGCTTCGGTTTTACATACTTCTGTCGAGAACTTAATCCATCCAGAAAATGAACAAACGGGGGAAATGGATCCGGAGTGGAGGGAATTGGTTAAGGAAGCGATGGAATCGGGAGTGAGTAAACAACAATTTCGTGAATTTCTTGAATTTCAAATATGGAAAGCTAGTCAGGATGATAAATGA